The proteins below come from a single Eubacterium limosum genomic window:
- a CDS encoding iron-sulfur cluster assembly scaffold protein, protein MEYSHEVNSMCCVASNANHGCAPIPEEGRWVQAKEVKDISGLTHGVGWCAPQQGACKLTLNVKDGIIQEALIETIGCSGMTHSAAMASEILPGKTILEALNTDLVCDAINTAMRELFLQIVYGRTQTAFSEDGLPVGAGLEDLGKGLRSQVGTMYGTLAKGPRYLEMAEGYVTKVALNEKDEIIGYSFVQLGKMMENIKKGMDPKEAMDAASGQYGQFDGAAKYIDPRNE, encoded by the coding sequence ATGGAATATTCTCATGAAGTAAATAGTATGTGCTGCGTAGCCAGCAATGCAAATCACGGCTGTGCCCCAATCCCTGAAGAGGGCAGATGGGTACAGGCAAAAGAAGTTAAAGACATTTCCGGTTTAACACACGGTGTAGGCTGGTGCGCCCCTCAGCAGGGTGCCTGTAAATTAACCTTAAATGTAAAGGACGGTATTATTCAGGAAGCCCTGATTGAAACCATCGGCTGCTCTGGTATGACACACTCTGCCGCGATGGCATCTGAAATCCTGCCGGGTAAAACAATTCTCGAAGCCCTGAATACAGACCTTGTCTGCGACGCCATCAACACCGCTATGCGCGAACTGTTTTTACAGATCGTTTATGGCCGTACTCAGACAGCTTTCTCTGAAGATGGTCTTCCGGTCGGTGCTGGCCTTGAAGACCTGGGTAAAGGCTTGAGAAGCCAGGTTGGTACCATGTATGGCACACTGGCCAAAGGCCCGCGTTACCTGGAAATGGCAGAAGGTTATGTCACGAAAGTCGCTTTAAACGAAAAAGACGAAATCATCGGTTACTCTTTCGTACAGCTCGGCAAAATGATGGAAAACATCAAAAAAGGCATGGACCCGAAAGAAGCCATGGATGCAGCTTCCGGCCAGTATGGACAGTTCGATGGTGCTGCTAAGTACATCGATCCGAGAAACGAATAG
- a CDS encoding DUF2284 domain-containing protein, giving the protein MDYIHKFSIGPVEMDKMLEEYHQLRKTRRYCAACPNYNKYWSCPDYAFDEALFLKEFKYMYLIAREYEIPREDRQKIFGIQPVAEYCKQVMQAMKVESWKDLLDLEAEFPGTLSLMPGNCHVCDISGEGCAKPKGQKCRHPELMRFSLESLGFDVDAICKYEIGVLLLWPKEGHLPEKLCAVMALMSNEKIPMDAIKAHFPDAKKSWLRFSDTAPEARNEVRPSVKRQESWIDNMKKQNLEKAEDPAYKPQKSWIGFKSEALDSGDYVKERPWREEEPEEVPAAPEETVALVEEMIESSAEPEPAVELETIVPEPSAQPETVSEDEEDSKYKWLGFKRSVEEAEEEFKKRPIPKFNVPEEEEKTDESAAEATQTEMEAPAAETVPEIMETPMAEPEPEPVQPAPEHQPEPAPEPPAPEPVEEEIELLDASSVANVLSAAIEIAKDVVGDDFIPEEPPVFNEPEPVSQTAATEPTPAEEEDDSKYKWLGFKATNLEEEEGFKKGGWKKNY; this is encoded by the coding sequence ATGGATTATATTCACAAATTTAGCATCGGTCCGGTAGAAATGGACAAAATGCTCGAAGAGTATCATCAACTGCGAAAAACCCGCCGCTACTGCGCGGCTTGTCCCAACTACAACAAATATTGGTCCTGTCCGGACTACGCCTTCGACGAGGCTTTGTTTTTAAAGGAATTTAAGTATATGTACCTGATTGCCCGAGAATATGAAATTCCACGGGAAGACCGCCAGAAAATCTTCGGTATTCAGCCTGTGGCCGAGTACTGCAAGCAGGTTATGCAGGCCATGAAGGTTGAATCATGGAAAGACCTTCTGGACCTGGAGGCAGAATTCCCGGGAACACTGTCTTTAATGCCGGGCAACTGCCACGTCTGCGACATTTCCGGAGAAGGTTGCGCCAAGCCAAAGGGGCAGAAGTGCCGCCATCCAGAGCTCATGCGGTTCTCGCTCGAGTCCCTGGGCTTTGACGTGGACGCCATCTGCAAGTATGAAATCGGCGTGCTCCTGCTCTGGCCAAAGGAAGGCCATCTGCCGGAAAAACTGTGCGCAGTGATGGCTCTTATGAGTAATGAGAAGATCCCGATGGATGCCATCAAGGCCCATTTTCCGGATGCTAAAAAGAGCTGGCTGCGTTTTTCGGACACAGCGCCTGAGGCCCGGAACGAGGTACGTCCAAGTGTTAAACGCCAGGAGAGCTGGATCGACAATATGAAAAAGCAAAATCTGGAAAAGGCAGAAGATCCTGCCTACAAGCCGCAAAAGAGCTGGATTGGCTTTAAGAGTGAAGCTTTAGACAGCGGCGACTATGTCAAAGAGCGCCCCTGGCGGGAGGAAGAGCCTGAGGAGGTTCCTGCAGCACCTGAAGAAACCGTCGCGTTGGTAGAGGAAATGATTGAGTCCAGTGCAGAGCCCGAACCGGCTGTGGAACTGGAAACCATTGTGCCGGAGCCGTCCGCTCAGCCAGAGACTGTCTCAGAGGACGAAGAAGATTCCAAATACAAATGGCTCGGTTTTAAACGGAGTGTTGAGGAAGCGGAAGAGGAATTTAAAAAGCGTCCGATTCCAAAATTTAACGTTCCCGAGGAAGAAGAAAAGACTGATGAAAGCGCTGCTGAGGCAACGCAAACAGAAATGGAAGCTCCGGCAGCAGAGACTGTGCCGGAGATTATGGAAACACCGATGGCCGAACCCGAGCCGGAGCCTGTGCAGCCCGCGCCGGAACATCAACCGGAACCAGCACCAGAACCGCCGGCTCCGGAGCCTGTTGAGGAAGAAATTGAGCTCCTGGACGCCTCCAGCGTTGCCAATGTGCTGAGTGCCGCCATCGAAATCGCCAAGGATGTTGTCGGCGACGACTTTATTCCCGAGGAACCCCCGGTATTTAATGAGCCGGAGCCTGTTTCACAGACCGCGGCCACAGAGCCGACACCGGCGGAAGAGGAAGATGACTCTAAATATAAATGGCTGGGCTTTAAAGCTACGAATCTGGAAGAAGAAGAGGGCTTTAAAAAAGGCGGTTGGAAGAAAAATTATTAA
- a CDS encoding cysteine hydrolase family protein encodes MNQALILIDYTCDFVAPDGKLTAGAPAQAIDENLAAAIGETIEAGGMVFVVNDLHLENDGSHPETALFPPHNLLGSPGREVYGKTAEKLRTYQTLENRQVFYMDKFRYSAFAGTALDILLRQNHIQKLELAGVCTDICVLHTAISAYNLGYEVTVHKNRVASFNAEGHKWALEHFKSSLGFTVV; translated from the coding sequence ATGAACCAAGCACTCATTCTGATTGACTATACCTGTGATTTTGTAGCGCCTGACGGTAAGCTGACCGCCGGGGCGCCGGCCCAGGCCATTGATGAAAATCTGGCAGCCGCCATCGGAGAAACGATTGAGGCGGGTGGCATGGTCTTTGTAGTGAATGACCTGCATCTGGAAAACGACGGGAGCCACCCCGAAACCGCGCTGTTTCCGCCCCACAATCTTTTGGGAAGCCCGGGCAGAGAGGTATATGGAAAGACCGCTGAAAAGCTGCGGACGTACCAGACGCTTGAAAACAGGCAGGTTTTCTATATGGATAAGTTCCGCTATTCGGCCTTTGCGGGGACAGCACTGGATATCCTGCTCAGGCAGAACCATATCCAGAAGTTGGAGTTGGCCGGTGTGTGCACAGACATCTGTGTGCTGCACACTGCCATCAGCGCCTATAATCTGGGTTATGAGGTCACGGTTCACAAAAACCGTGTGGCAAGCTTTAATGCAGAGGGTCACAAATGGGCCCTGGAGCATTTTAAATCGTCACTGGGATTTACAGTAGTATAA
- a CDS encoding MTAP family purine nucleoside phosphorylase, translating to MLYYKADIGVIGGSGLYELYPDVKKIDVDTPYGKTSDAISLVTVGDKKVAFMPRHGKDHTLNPSEINYRANIDAFAQLGIRALISPCCVGSLRPEIAPGDFVVTDQFINMTSGRKDTFNESPNVVHLSSADPYDSGLRQIALEEAEKLGIKTHDGGTVVVVNGPRFSTRAESRMFAMMGADVVNMTQYPEGYLCLEKGIPVVNIALITDYDAGLEGRPDIKPVQAEDVARVLEDNNDRVKQLIFKMIERI from the coding sequence ATGTTATATTATAAAGCAGATATCGGCGTGATCGGTGGTTCCGGTCTCTATGAGCTGTATCCGGACGTTAAAAAAATTGATGTGGATACACCCTATGGCAAAACCTCCGATGCCATCAGCCTGGTAACCGTCGGGGACAAAAAGGTGGCCTTTATGCCAAGACATGGAAAGGACCATACTCTGAACCCATCCGAAATTAACTACCGGGCCAACATCGACGCTTTTGCTCAGCTGGGAATCCGGGCGTTGATCTCACCCTGCTGCGTGGGTTCGCTGCGTCCGGAAATCGCACCTGGCGATTTTGTAGTCACAGACCAGTTTATCAACATGACCTCAGGCCGCAAGGATACTTTTAACGAGTCCCCCAATGTGGTCCACCTGAGCTCAGCAGATCCCTACGATTCCGGACTCCGCCAGATTGCCCTTGAGGAAGCCGAAAAACTGGGGATCAAAACCCATGACGGCGGCACTGTTGTGGTGGTCAACGGACCACGGTTCTCAACCCGTGCCGAAAGCCGCATGTTTGCCATGATGGGCGCAGATGTCGTCAATATGACCCAGTATCCGGAGGGCTACCTGTGTCTGGAAAAGGGGATTCCGGTTGTCAACATTGCCCTGATCACCGACTATGACGCCGGTCTCGAGGGGCGCCCGGACATCAAGCCTGTGCAGGCTGAGGATGTAGCGCGTGTGCTCGAGGATAACAATGACCGGGTAAAACAGCTGATTTTTAAGATGATTGAACGAATATAG
- the mtnA gene encoding S-methyl-5-thioribose-1-phosphate isomerase: MKPVYYENGALKMLDQTLLPTEEVTHSYTDYREIATAIVDMIVRGAPAIGVTAGYGVYFGALEFKELPREAFLKEMETVCQVLRATRPTAVNLFWAVDRMEGVIENNAEKTPAEITALLKTEADAICSEDIQMCRDMGAYGAELIHRKDTILTHCNAGALATADYGTALGVVRAAWEAGKEISVYADETRPFLQGARLTAYELHKDGIPVTLITDNMAGWMMKQGKIDCVVVGADRIARNGDVANKIGTYSVSILAKAHGIPFYVAAPTSTIDFNMWSGDDIVIEERDTREISHIKGQQIAPDGVRMENPAFDVTPHQNVTAIITEKGVVYPPFDLSIPRLQDK; encoded by the coding sequence ATGAAACCTGTTTATTATGAAAACGGCGCTTTAAAAATGCTTGACCAGACCCTTCTGCCAACTGAGGAGGTAACGCACAGTTACACCGACTACCGTGAGATTGCAACAGCCATTGTGGATATGATTGTCCGCGGCGCGCCGGCCATTGGTGTTACCGCCGGATACGGCGTTTATTTCGGCGCTCTGGAATTTAAAGAGCTGCCGCGGGAGGCTTTCTTAAAGGAAATGGAGACAGTCTGCCAGGTGCTCCGGGCAACACGGCCAACTGCGGTCAATCTGTTCTGGGCAGTGGACCGGATGGAAGGCGTGATCGAAAACAACGCGGAAAAAACACCGGCAGAGATCACAGCGCTTCTAAAAACCGAGGCAGATGCCATTTGCAGTGAAGATATCCAGATGTGTCGGGATATGGGCGCATACGGTGCGGAGCTGATCCACCGCAAGGATACCATTCTGACCCACTGCAATGCGGGCGCTCTCGCCACAGCGGATTACGGGACAGCGCTCGGCGTTGTGCGTGCCGCCTGGGAGGCAGGCAAGGAGATCTCCGTCTATGCCGACGAGACAAGGCCTTTTCTGCAGGGAGCCCGCCTGACAGCCTATGAGCTTCACAAAGACGGTATTCCTGTCACGCTGATCACAGACAATATGGCTGGCTGGATGATGAAGCAGGGGAAAATCGACTGTGTGGTGGTAGGTGCAGACCGCATTGCCCGAAATGGTGATGTGGCTAATAAGATCGGAACCTACAGCGTCTCCATTCTGGCAAAGGCCCACGGCATTCCCTTCTATGTGGCAGCGCCAACCTCAACCATTGATTTTAATATGTGGTCCGGCGATGATATTGTCATTGAAGAACGGGATACCCGGGAAATCAGCCATATCAAGGGGCAGCAGATCGCGCCGGACGGTGTGCGCATGGAAAACCCGGCCTTTGACGTTACCCCGCATCAGAATGTTACAGCAATCATCACAGAAAAGGGCGTCGTGTATCCGCCCTTTGACCTGAGCATACCCAGGCTTCAGGACAAATAG
- a CDS encoding sugar phosphate isomerase/epimerase family protein — MKYSMFSWFGYFMPFEERIDVIKEAGFDEVMISWEDECEPYYLEKEKFPDIVRSKGLGITNIHAPFIGYNDIWEKGSAETRALLDTFVSFVRDCHTFEISTVVVHTNDLDLGPYKWENGLAFFSELAEAGEKYSVNIAVENVSRPFLLKGLLDAIHADHFGMCYDSSHDYMLPCGRGRILKAYKDRIKALHLSDNDLQIDRHWIPGEGEIPFCEVMPEILSTGVDFISYEVIANDEWKKREPLDFCRAVRSSLDLDNNNF, encoded by the coding sequence ATGAAATACAGTATGTTTTCGTGGTTTGGCTATTTCATGCCTTTTGAAGAGCGCATTGACGTGATCAAAGAAGCTGGTTTTGACGAGGTGATGATTTCCTGGGAGGACGAGTGTGAGCCCTATTATCTGGAGAAGGAAAAATTCCCGGATATTGTGCGGAGCAAGGGGCTTGGGATCACCAACATTCACGCGCCTTTTATCGGCTATAACGATATCTGGGAAAAGGGATCTGCGGAAACCCGGGCGCTTTTAGACACATTTGTCAGCTTTGTTCGGGACTGCCATACCTTTGAAATCTCGACTGTGGTGGTACACACCAATGATCTGGATCTTGGCCCTTATAAATGGGAAAACGGGCTGGCCTTTTTTTCTGAGCTGGCGGAGGCCGGAGAGAAGTACAGTGTCAATATCGCCGTTGAAAATGTGTCGCGTCCGTTTTTGCTGAAGGGGCTGCTGGACGCCATCCATGCCGATCATTTTGGGATGTGCTATGACAGCTCCCATGATTATATGCTGCCCTGCGGCAGGGGAAGGATTCTGAAAGCGTACAAGGATCGTATTAAGGCACTGCATCTGTCCGACAATGACCTACAGATTGACAGGCACTGGATACCGGGTGAGGGGGAAATTCCTTTCTGCGAGGTTATGCCTGAGATCCTGAGTACCGGTGTGGATTTTATTTCCTACGAGGTCATTGCTAACGACGAATGGAAAAAGCGGGAGCCCCTTGACTTCTGCCGTGCAGTTCGGAGCAGTCTGGATCTGGATAACAATAATTTCTAA
- a CDS encoding ABC transporter substrate-binding protein, which translates to MKKSVLKSLLMALACAALLFGAAGCAQKGQKGGEASGAVTGETAYPVSVSDDLGNNVEIEKEPTKIVSLSPANTEILFALGVGDKVVGRTDYCNYPEEAAQVAAIGDYNNPNVEKIISLAPDVVLAGDLISDDVRSQIEATGAKVITFTPMSVDAVESTIINIGKVVNANDKAKEITDSMTKKYDEIKEKAVAANPQKSVFIDIGGYYSAGDNSLLGNMLKDINAKNIASDAGTDWPQLSVEQIIAKNPDVYVSFFTTPDEIKKVPGFDQVNAVKNDAIVYYEMLSPDSDLIQRPGPRIVDGLELLATAVYPDQFK; encoded by the coding sequence ATGAAAAAGAGTGTGTTGAAAAGTTTGCTGATGGCTCTGGCCTGCGCGGCGCTTTTGTTTGGCGCGGCAGGTTGTGCTCAGAAAGGCCAGAAGGGCGGAGAAGCTTCCGGCGCAGTTACCGGAGAAACAGCTTATCCTGTGTCCGTTAGCGACGATTTGGGCAACAATGTGGAAATCGAAAAGGAACCCACAAAAATCGTGTCTTTGTCGCCTGCGAATACAGAAATCCTGTTTGCGCTGGGTGTGGGTGACAAGGTTGTCGGGCGGACCGATTACTGCAATTATCCCGAGGAAGCCGCCCAGGTAGCGGCCATCGGCGATTACAATAATCCCAATGTGGAAAAGATCATTTCCCTTGCCCCGGATGTTGTTTTGGCAGGTGATCTGATCAGCGACGATGTCCGCAGTCAGATTGAAGCTACTGGCGCGAAGGTCATTACCTTTACCCCCATGTCTGTAGACGCGGTGGAAAGCACGATTATCAATATCGGCAAAGTGGTCAACGCCAATGACAAAGCTAAGGAAATCACAGACAGCATGACTAAAAAATACGATGAAATCAAGGAAAAGGCCGTGGCAGCCAATCCGCAGAAATCGGTCTTTATTGATATCGGCGGCTACTACAGCGCTGGAGACAACTCACTGCTGGGCAACATGCTCAAGGATATCAATGCCAAGAACATCGCCTCCGATGCCGGCACAGACTGGCCGCAGCTGAGCGTTGAGCAGATCATCGCAAAGAATCCGGACGTCTATGTGTCTTTCTTTACCACACCAGATGAAATTAAAAAGGTACCAGGCTTTGACCAGGTCAACGCGGTTAAGAATGACGCCATTGTTTATTATGAAATGCTCTCTCCGGACAGCGACCTGATCCAGCGTCCGGGACCGCGTATTGTCGATGGGCTGGAGCTGCTGGCTACAGCCGTTTACCCGGATCAGTTTAAGTAG
- a CDS encoding FecCD family ABC transporter permease, whose amino-acid sequence MKTKLKRYAMPLSIVGCLILIYLCTIVGITSIPFGEANRILLHEVLHLPVNMEGISAGNIAIIWNVRLPRVILGFLTGGALAVCGAAYQGIFKNPMADPFILGVSSGAALGASIGIVMHFSAGFLGLNGTAVLAFVGAFLAIFLVYNISKVGRKVPVASLLLSGIAVSQSLTAFMSLLMIFNVQSMNQIMFWTMGSLNGKGWDQVITVLPYVIIGCLILFTTVRELDIMLLGEDAATQLGVNTDHLKKKVLVVSSVITSAVVSVTGIIGFVGLVVPHIVRILSGPKHRILLPFSLVFGGTFLIICDTLARTVSSQEIPVGIITAAFGGPFFIYLLRKSKKGGAR is encoded by the coding sequence ATGAAAACAAAGTTGAAAAGATATGCGATGCCCTTATCCATTGTGGGGTGCCTGATCTTAATTTATTTATGCACCATCGTAGGCATTACCTCCATTCCTTTTGGCGAAGCCAACAGAATTTTACTGCACGAGGTTCTGCACCTGCCTGTTAATATGGAGGGTATATCAGCTGGTAATATTGCGATTATCTGGAATGTCCGGCTGCCAAGAGTCATTTTGGGCTTTCTGACAGGCGGAGCACTGGCAGTCTGTGGTGCTGCCTACCAGGGGATTTTCAAGAACCCCATGGCAGACCCTTTTATCCTTGGTGTATCCTCCGGCGCGGCTCTGGGCGCGTCGATCGGGATTGTCATGCACTTTTCAGCAGGTTTCCTGGGATTAAACGGAACCGCTGTTTTAGCTTTTGTAGGTGCCTTTCTGGCGATCTTTTTAGTGTACAACATTTCAAAGGTCGGGAGAAAAGTACCGGTTGCTTCCCTGCTACTGAGCGGGATTGCCGTGAGCCAGTCGCTGACGGCTTTTATGTCCCTGCTCATGATTTTCAATGTCCAGAGTATGAATCAGATTATGTTCTGGACCATGGGAAGCCTGAATGGCAAGGGATGGGACCAGGTAATCACTGTGTTACCTTACGTGATCATCGGCTGTTTGATCCTGTTCACAACCGTCCGAGAGCTGGATATTATGCTTCTCGGCGAGGATGCCGCCACACAGCTGGGGGTTAATACCGACCATCTAAAGAAAAAAGTGCTGGTTGTCTCGTCGGTGATCACATCAGCGGTGGTTTCAGTGACAGGGATTATCGGTTTTGTCGGGCTGGTGGTGCCGCACATTGTCCGGATTTTATCCGGCCCAAAGCATCGGATTCTGCTGCCTTTTTCACTGGTATTTGGAGGGACCTTCCTCATTATCTGTGATACGCTGGCCCGGACTGTTTCCTCACAGGAAATCCCGGTGGGAATCATCACCGCTGCCTTTGGCGGCCCCTTCTTTATTTACCTTTTGCGTAAATCGAAGAAAGGAGGCGCTCGTTGA
- a CDS encoding ABC transporter ATP-binding protein, with protein MEDAVMLKFEGVHTGYGSKEVIKGFTADIHKGEFVGLIGSNGTGKSTLLKCLSGLLPITGGRIVVNGRDNADLKQRERSQMVAVVPQSFDIDYDFTVEDIVLMGRNPYLSYKDREGAEDYRIVEQAMKMTKTLGFRGRMFNELSGGEKQRVIIARAIAQEPDIILLDEPTSALDVHHQIEVMELIDQLNKNDHMTVVAVLHDINLASRYCKRLIMIQGGRVVADGPPADVVIERNLKQLYNMKMLVRENAVFEKPEIVPIRVLEGEEARNPLHIHVICGGSGASKVIEELDDMGHRVTAGVINEGSDDWLVCKSLNLDIVVERPFTTISMEKQQENLKLMQDADIVLIADVPFGLGNVNNLEGLEALDAEIYLHANCLNNDFTEGRLEACLNKIREKKTVVEIGDHDEFLEMLQQR; from the coding sequence ATGGAAGATGCTGTTATGCTGAAATTTGAAGGCGTTCATACCGGTTACGGCAGCAAAGAGGTGATCAAAGGCTTTACAGCAGATATCCATAAAGGCGAGTTTGTCGGCCTTATCGGCTCAAACGGTACCGGTAAATCCACACTGCTTAAATGTCTGTCGGGCCTTCTGCCCATCACTGGCGGCCGGATTGTGGTGAACGGCAGGGATAACGCCGATCTTAAGCAGCGCGAGCGCTCTCAGATGGTGGCGGTGGTACCACAGTCCTTTGACATCGACTATGACTTTACGGTTGAAGATATTGTGCTCATGGGCCGAAATCCTTATCTGAGTTATAAGGACCGCGAGGGCGCTGAGGATTACCGGATTGTGGAGCAGGCCATGAAAATGACCAAAACCCTTGGCTTCAGAGGCCGCATGTTCAATGAATTGAGCGGCGGTGAGAAGCAGCGTGTGATCATTGCCCGGGCCATCGCTCAGGAGCCGGATATTATTCTGCTGGATGAGCCCACCTCCGCGCTGGATGTGCATCATCAGATCGAGGTTATGGAGCTTATCGACCAGCTCAATAAAAACGACCATATGACTGTAGTGGCTGTCCTTCACGATATCAATCTGGCGTCGCGATACTGCAAACGCCTGATCATGATTCAGGGAGGCCGGGTAGTGGCAGACGGGCCGCCGGCCGACGTGGTCATTGAGCGGAATTTGAAACAGCTTTACAATATGAAAATGCTGGTGCGGGAGAATGCGGTTTTTGAGAAACCAGAGATCGTACCCATCCGCGTCCTTGAGGGCGAGGAGGCCAGGAATCCGCTGCACATCCATGTGATCTGCGGCGGCAGCGGAGCTTCAAAGGTTATTGAGGAGCTGGATGACATGGGACACCGTGTAACCGCGGGCGTCATCAATGAGGGCAGCGACGACTGGCTGGTCTGTAAATCACTGAACCTCGATATTGTCGTGGAGCGGCCTTTTACCACCATCTCCATGGAAAAGCAGCAGGAAAATTTAAAACTGATGCAGGATGCGGACATCGTTCTGATCGCGGATGTGCCCTTTGGGCTTGGCAACGTCAATAATCTGGAAGGTCTGGAGGCTCTGGACGCAGAGATTTACCTGCACGCAAACTGTCTGAATAATGATTTTACCGAGGGCAGGCTGGAAGCCTGTCTGAATAAGATACGCGAAAAGAAAACAGTGGTCGAAATCGGAGACCACGACGAGTTTCTGGAAATGCTTCAGCAACGTTAG
- a CDS encoding cobyrinate a,c-diamide synthase, which produces MNTFMLAGVSSNVGKTTVTMGVMAALCKRNCPVVPFKTGPDYIDPMFHTFVTGKKSTNLDTWMVDQETIRSLFYHKLSENSVAVIEGVMGLYDGHGLETDVGSSAYLSKVVDAPVFLIIDGRGMSKSAAAMVKGYADFDPDTRIAGVIINKIASESHYQLLKEMIETCTGVPCVGYFPNCPDIVMNSRHLGLIPVDELQGLREQVEKAAALAEEHIDLDKMLLLSRREAVPQVQKDPFDACAGRYDDLTIGFAKDKAFSFYYEDNFNALRKLGVRLVPFSPLEDYELPKGLDALYIGGGFPEMFGRDLEKNQGFRESIRAALENGLPCFAECGGLMYLTESMEMLDGERYQAAGFFKADTKMTKRLQRFGYIDIDTVINNTPIHIKGHEFHHSLVHEKEPIPMRYQITKGDRKWTCGFCKGNTLAGYPHIHFYSNPQFLLALLDKAEEIKRLEEQDSENSNG; this is translated from the coding sequence ATGAATACTTTTATGCTGGCGGGAGTCAGCAGTAATGTTGGGAAAACAACTGTAACCATGGGGGTAATGGCAGCCCTGTGCAAAAGGAATTGTCCGGTTGTCCCTTTTAAAACCGGACCAGATTACATTGATCCGATGTTTCACACCTTTGTCACTGGAAAAAAATCCACCAATCTGGACACCTGGATGGTGGATCAGGAGACAATCCGCTCCCTGTTTTACCACAAGCTGTCGGAGAATTCGGTCGCAGTGATTGAAGGTGTTATGGGGCTCTATGACGGGCACGGTCTGGAGACTGATGTGGGCAGCAGCGCTTATCTGTCAAAGGTTGTGGACGCGCCGGTCTTTTTGATCATTGACGGCCGGGGCATGTCCAAAAGCGCGGCGGCGATGGTAAAGGGCTATGCGGATTTTGACCCAGATACCCGGATTGCCGGTGTGATCATCAATAAGATCGCTTCGGAATCCCATTACCAGCTTTTAAAAGAAATGATTGAGACCTGTACAGGGGTTCCCTGTGTAGGCTATTTTCCGAATTGTCCGGATATTGTTATGAACAGCCGGCATCTCGGCCTCATTCCGGTGGATGAGCTTCAGGGACTTCGGGAACAGGTGGAAAAGGCAGCGGCGCTGGCAGAGGAACACATTGATCTCGATAAGATGCTTCTGCTCAGCCGGAGAGAAGCCGTACCACAGGTTCAGAAAGATCCATTTGACGCCTGTGCAGGGCGTTATGACGATCTGACCATAGGGTTTGCAAAGGATAAGGCATTCAGCTTTTATTATGAGGATAATTTCAATGCCCTAAGGAAGCTGGGGGTCAGGCTGGTACCCTTTAGCCCTCTTGAGGATTATGAACTGCCAAAGGGCCTGGACGCTCTGTATATCGGCGGTGGCTTCCCCGAAATGTTTGGAAGAGACCTTGAGAAGAATCAGGGATTCAGGGAAAGCATCAGGGCGGCTTTAGAAAACGGCCTGCCCTGTTTTGCAGAATGCGGCGGCCTGATGTATCTGACAGAAAGCATGGAAATGCTTGACGGGGAAAGGTATCAGGCGGCAGGCTTTTTTAAGGCAGACACCAAAATGACTAAGCGGCTTCAGCGCTTTGGTTATATTGATATTGATACCGTGATTAACAATACGCCCATACATATTAAGGGGCATGAATTCCATCACAGCCTGGTGCATGAGAAGGAGCCGATCCCCATGCGTTACCAGATCACTAAGGGAGACCGGAAATGGACCTGTGGCTTCTGTAAGGGCAATACCCTTGCCGGGTACCCGCACATCCATTTTTACAGCAACCCACAGTTTTTGCTGGCACTCCTTGATAAAGCCGAAGAAATCAAAAGGTTGGAGGAACAGGACAGTGAGAACAGTAACGGTTAA